The following coding sequences are from one Musa acuminata AAA Group cultivar baxijiao chromosome BXJ1-6, Cavendish_Baxijiao_AAA, whole genome shotgun sequence window:
- the LOC135677328 gene encoding uncharacterized protein LOC135677328: MGSRMVKPEDVLESLMNDGTIDAIRLKIINQLKANEELKNNTITMVEQSKVLNTPGAEKQTKRELFDALRRELETPVLEKASRAVWELIVDNNGLGKEISETVERVYCRLNGRELPPPVEPSTSDTQVPEKEKETIEKKGEKVKETEMLESLTRKRTFSEMNVQEGTELVSNGTSDDPPVPSDDAVLPHTNSLA; this comes from the exons ATGGGTTCCCGCATGGTCAAACCAGAAGATGTACTCGAATCGTTAATGAATGATGGGACAATTGATGCCATTAGACTGAAGATTATTAACCAGTTAAAGGCCAAT GAAGAGCTTAAGAATAACACAATCACGATGGTTGAGCAAAGTAAGGTCCTTAATACTCCTGGTGCAGAGAAACAGACAAAGAGAGAGTTGTTTGATGCACTGCGGCGAGAACTAGA AACTCCGGTGCTTGAGAAGGCATCTAGAGCTGTTTGGGAGCTAATTGTTGACAATAATGGCTTGGGGAAGGAGATCAGCGAAACCGTTGAAAGAGTATATTGCCGGTTAAATGGTCGTGAGCTGCCACCACCAGTTGAGCCTTCTACAAGTGATACTCAAGTGccagagaaggaaaaagaaaccatagagaaaaagggggagaaggtcAAGGAGACAGAGATGTTGGAATCGTTGACGAGGAAAAGAACCTTCAGTGAGATGAATGTGCAAGAAGGAACGGAACTAGTTTCTAATGGCACATCCGACGACCCTCCAGTTCCTTCAGATGATGCTGTACTACCACATACCAATTCACTGGCATGA
- the LOC135677329 gene encoding protein ACTIVITY OF BC1 COMPLEX KINASE 8, chloroplastic-like, with protein sequence MAVSLSTAPPVLQDLLFLRPSAGRLSSLPLLRYYPLHSRRRFRRLPSRVVLRSAYDEEVAVTEVSPELDRYVGNGNGGARFGYKEVVNGSTNGSVELFLNGNGSTNGGLMKYSGENATIAEDVDKVSEEAKRKKRIEDIGKEDAWFKKDGEQPQVSVAPGGRWNRFRTYSTIQRTLEIWGFVFAFLFKTWLNDQKFSYRGGMTEEKKVLRRKALAKWLKESILRLGPTFIKTGQQFSTRVDILPQEYVDQLSELQDQVPPFPSETAVSIIEEELGAPLDGIFDRFDYEPIAAASLGQVHRARLKGQEVVIKVQRPDLKELFDIDLKNLRVIAEYLQKVDPKSDGAKRDWVAIYDECASVLYQEIDYMKEAANAEKFAENFTNMEYVKVPKIYWEYTTPQVLTMEYVPGVKINRIKQLDQLGVDRKRLGRYAVESYLEQILSHGFFHADPHPGNIAVDDVNGGRLIFYDFGMMGSISSNIREGLLEAFYGIYDKDPDRVVQAMIQMGVLVPTGDMTAVRRTAQFFLNSFEERLAAQRKEREMASAELGFKKQLTKEERLEKKKQRLAAIGEDLLAIAADQPFRFPATFTFVVRAFSVLDGIGKGLDPRFDITEIAKPYALELLRFREAGLEVIVKDIKKRWERQSSAFYNLFRQADRVEKLAQTIQRLEEGDLKLRVRTLESERAFQRVAAVQKTIGNAVALGSLVNLATILYFNSVRVPAMAAYLLCAFFGAQVLFGFLKVKKLDQQERLITGTA encoded by the exons ATGGCAGTTTCTCTCTCGACTGCTCCCCCGGTACTGCAGgacctcctcttcctccgtccATCTGCCGGCCGCCTTTCCTCTCTTCCGCTTCTCAGGTACTACCCActtcacagccgccgccgcttccGGCGGCTCCCTTCTCGGGTCGTTCTTCGGTCAGCGTACGATGAGGAAGTCGCGGTAACCGAGGTCTCCCCAGAGTTGGACCGATACGTGGGGAACGGTAATGGCGGCGCCAGATTTGGGTACAAGGAGGTGGTTAACGGGAGCACGAACGGGAGCGTTGAGCTTTTTTTGAATGGGAACGGGTCGACCAACGGGGGTTTGATGAAGTACAGTGGTGAGAATGCAACGATTGCGGAGGATGTGGATAAGGTTTCTGAAGAGGCGAAGAGGAAAAAGAGGATTGAAGACATAGGAAAAGAGGATGCTTGGTTCAAGAAGGATGGGGAACAGCCCCAG GTCTCTGTTGCTCCTGGAGGGCGTTGGAATAGATTTAGAACTTATTCTACAATTCAGAGGACCTTGGAAATATGGGGGTTtgtttttgcatttctttttaagACTTGGCTTAACGACCAGAAGTTTTCTTACAGAG GAGGAATGACAGAGGAGAAAAAGGTTTTGAGGCGAAAAGCCCTTGCCAAGTGGTTGAAGGAAAGTATCCTAAGATTAGGCCCCACATTTATTAAAACAGGACAACAGTTCTCTACAAGGGTAGATATTCTTCCACAGGAATATGTGGATCAATTGTCTGAACTTCAG GATCAAGTACCACCATTTCCATCAGAAACAGCAGTCTCAATTATTGAAGAAGAACTTGGAGCTCCTTTGGATGGTATTTTTGATCGTTTTGATTATGAGCCAATAGCTGCTGCAAGCCTTG GTCAGGTGCATCGTGCAAGGTTGAAAGGCCAAGAAGTTGTGATTAAAGTGCAAAGACCTGACCTCAAGGAGCTCTTTGATATTGATCTGAAAAATCTGAgg GTTATAGCTGAATACCTTCAGAAGGTGGACCCCAAGTCAGATGGTGCGAAGAGAGATTGGGTTGCTATCTATGATGAGTGTGCCAGCGTCCTTTATCAG GAAATAGATTACATGAAGGAAGCAGCTAATGCAGAAAAGTTTGCTGAAAACTTCACAAATATGGAATATGTTAAGGTGCCTAAAATATACTGGGAGTACACCACACCACAG GTACTCACAATGGAATATGTCCCAGGAGTAAAGATAAACAGGATAAAGCAATTAGATCAGTTGGGTGTTGATCGAAAAAG GTTGGGTCGTTATGCTGTTGAGTCTTATCTTGAACAGATTTTGTCCCATGGATTTTTCCATGCCGACCCG CATCCTGGGAATATTGCTGTTGATGATGTGAATGGTGGGAGGCTCATCTTTTATGACTTTGGCATGATGGGAAG CATTAGCTCTAATATTAGGGAAGGGCTACTTGAAGCATTTTATGGAATTTATGACAAGGATCCAGACCGG GTGGTTCAAGCAATGATTCAAATGGGTGTTCTTGTTCCCACTGGTGATATGACAGCTGTCAGAAGAACAGCTCAGTTCTTTCTTAATAG TTTTGAAGAGCGCCTTGCAGCGCAGAGGAAAGAGAGGGAGATGGCGAGTGCTGAACTTGGCTTCAAAAAGCAATTGACCAAAGAAGAAAGattagagaagaagaagcagcggcTAGCAGCAATAG GGGAGGATCTTTTGGCCATTGCTGCTGATCAACCATTCCGTTTTCCAGCTACTTTCACGTTTGTTGTTAGAGCATTCTCAG TACTAGATGGAATAGGAAAGGGACTTGACCCTAGATTTGACATTACTGAGATTGCCAAACC ATATGCCTTGGAATTGCTTAGATTCCGTGAAGCTGGTCTTGAGGTCATTGTTAAG GACATTAAGAAAAGATGGGAGAGACAGTCAAGTGCATTCTATAACTTGTTTAGACAGGCTGACAGAGTTGAAAAGTTGGCACAGACGATTCAGAGATTG GAAGAGGGTGATCTAAAGCTTCGAGTGCGAACTTTGGAATCTGAAAGAGCATTTCAAAGAGTTGCTGCTGTCCAAAAAACAATTGGAAAT GCTGTTGCTTTAGGAAGTTTGGTAAACCTTGCAACAATTTTATATTTCAATTCTGTTCGA GTGCCTGCTATGGCTGCATACCTGCTATGTGCATTTTTTGGAGCACAAGTCCTCTTCGGCTTTCTCAAAGTGAAAAAATTAGACCAGCAAGAGAGATTGATAACTGGCACTGCTTAA